A region of Candidatus Poribacteria bacterium DNA encodes the following proteins:
- the pduL gene encoding phosphate propanoyltransferase, which yields MPDRALVELITQRVVNRLTTEQACSGCALRSCDAGNRACDAITQQQQIPVGVSARHAHVTQEHLEILYGAGHQLTVYAPLYQPEAFAANETLTIVGKRMRAIEAVRILGPVRDYSQVEVAQTEAIRLGLDPPIRDSGDLAGAEPITLVGPAGSIYLEEGAICATRHIHMTLTDADALNIRESDLLKVHFRGERALTFENVRPKISEDYVLQMHLDTDDANAAGLQGGEPVEIVRDAG from the coding sequence ATGCCAGATCGTGCCCTTGTTGAATTGATTACCCAGCGCGTTGTCAATAGATTGACCACAGAGCAGGCGTGTAGCGGTTGTGCTTTGAGGTCTTGTGATGCCGGAAACCGTGCGTGTGATGCTATCACGCAGCAACAACAGATTCCGGTTGGCGTTTCAGCACGACATGCGCATGTGACGCAGGAGCACCTTGAAATCCTCTACGGTGCTGGTCACCAGCTTACTGTTTATGCACCACTCTATCAACCAGAAGCGTTTGCAGCGAATGAGACGCTGACGATCGTTGGTAAACGAATGCGTGCTATTGAAGCCGTTCGTATCCTTGGTCCCGTACGGGACTACTCCCAAGTCGAAGTCGCACAAACAGAAGCGATTCGGCTCGGATTAGACCCGCCTATTCGAGACTCAGGTGACCTTGCGGGGGCAGAACCTATAACGCTCGTTGGACCCGCCGGAAGTATCTATTTAGAGGAAGGGGCAATCTGTGCGACACGGCACATTCACATGACCCTCACAGATGCTGACGCGCTTAATATCCGTGAGAGCGATCTTTTAAAAGTACATTTCCGTGGCGAGCGTGCTTTAACGTTTGAAAACGTTCGTCCCAAAATTTCTGAAGATTATGTGCTTCAGATGCACTTAGACACTGACGATGCCAATGCAGCAGGTCTACAAGGTGGCGAACCCGTTGAAATTGTCCGCGATGCCGGTTGA